A region of Solanum dulcamara chromosome 7, daSolDulc1.2, whole genome shotgun sequence DNA encodes the following proteins:
- the LOC129894338 gene encoding mediator of RNA polymerase II transcription subunit 22a-like isoform X2 has protein sequence MNKGANVGGGGPTAAAAAAAAQKQKSLLQRVDADIGNIVDNYGFIVNAARVHAADSLLKLVSELKQTAMFSGFASLNDHVEQRTEEFTKQTEKTECMLSRIGEEAAASLKDLESHYYSSAERTSSLLSYNQETMP, from the exons ATGAATAAAGGAGCAAATGTTGGAGGAGGCGGACCAACTGCTGCCGCCGCCGCCGCCGCAGCTCAAAAGCAGAAGAGCTTACTGCAGAGAGTGGATGCTGATATTGGGAATATCGTTGATAACTATGGCTTCATTGTTAACGCTGCACGG GTTCACGCAGCTGATTCACTGCTTAAGTTGGTATCGGAGTTGAAGCAAACAGCTATGTTTTCAGGATTTGCATCCCTAAATGATCACGTGGAGCAGAGAACAGAAGAATTTACCAAACAGACTGAAAAAACAGAATGCATGTTATCTAGAATTGGAGAGGAGGCAGCTGCTAGCCTTAAGGACCTTGAGTCACATTATTATTCTTCTGCAGAAAGAACCAGTAGTCTGCTTTCTTACAACCAAGAAACAATGCCCTAA
- the LOC129895610 gene encoding pentatricopeptide repeat-containing protein At3g49240, mitochondrial, producing the protein MALSKHTFFTHHLKTLAKPHYLRRPQPPPSFISLRLLSFATPEEAAAERRKRKRRLRIEPPLSSLRQQHQPRPTTPQNPSSNNNPNAPKIPETVSVLSGNRLNLHNRILKLIRENDLDEAALYTRHSVYSNCRPTIFTCNAVMAAQLRQSRYSDLLSLHRFITQAGIGANIVTHNLLLTAFMDCRKTDMAMEHYKQLINNAPFNPSPTTYRILIKGLVDNNKIDRAMELKEEMLSKGFSADSIVYSYLMSGHAKGSNPDGVFDLYEELKEKLGGSVSDGVIYGSLMKGYFLRGMEQEAMERYEEAVGENSKIKMSAVAFNYILDALSKNGKFDEALKLFARMLNEHDPPKRLTVNLGSFNVMVDGYCALGRFKDAINVFNSMGEKRCRPDTLSYNNLIEQLCKNDLLGEAEELYKDMGEKGVSPDEFTFVLLMDTCFKETRPDDAAAYFKTMVESKLRPNLGVYDRLVDGLVKVGKVDEAKSFFDLMMGKLRMNDNSYKFMMNALFEIGQHDEVLKIVDRMLRQDPADFSDELQEFVREALAKEGRDEELTKLMEDIEREKKEAADREAEAAEKAKASARAAVSSLINSPKLFGNKEPEEQSTIAGETVQETAVEASSAGEGAEAESLVATEARSDGAL; encoded by the coding sequence AtggctctctccaagcacactTTTTTCACCCATCACCTCAAAACCCTAGCAAAACCCCATTATCTCCGCCGCCCTCAACCACCACCTTCCTTCATTTCCCTCCGTCTCCTCTCATTTGCCACTCCAGAAGAGGCTGCCGCCGAACGCCGTAAACGCAAACGCCGACTCCGTATTGAACCTCCTTTATCCTCCCTCCGTCAGCAACACCAACCTCGTCCCACTACACCTCAAAACCCTAGCTCCAACAATAACCCGAATGCACCGAAGATCCCTGAAACTGTTTCTGTACTATCCGGTAATAGACTTAATCTTCATAATCGGATTCTCAAATTGATTCGTGAGAATGATTTGGATGAAGCTGCTTTGTACACGCGGCACTCTGTCTACTCCAATTGCCGCCCTACTATATTTACTTGTAACGCTGTTATGGCTGCGCAACTCCGGCAGTCCCGATATTCTGATCTACTTTCTCTTCACCGGTTCATTACGCAAGCTGGTATTGGGGCTAATATTGTCACACATAATCTGCTCCTCACGGCTTTTATGGATTGCCGGAAAACGGATATGGCTATGGAACATTACAAGCAGCTCATAAATAATGCACCATTTAACCCCTCCCCGACTACGTATCGGATACTTATTAAAGGGCTTGTTGATAATAACAAGATTGATAGGGCGATGGAGTTGAAGGAGGAAATGTTGTCCAAGGGGTTTAGTGCTGATTCGATTGTGTATAGTTATTTGATGTCTGGACATGCTAAGGGTTCGAATCCAGATGGAGTTTTCGATCTTTAtgaagaattgaaggagaaattaGGAGGGAGTGTTTCAGATGGAGTGATTTATGGGAGCTTAATGAAAGGTTATTTCTTGAGGGGAATGGAGCAGGAGGCTATGGAGCGTTATGAGGAAGCTGTGGGTGAGAATTCTAAGATTAAGATGAGTGCTGTGGCATTTAATTATATTCTAGATGCTTTAAGCAAGAATGGGAAGTTTGATGAGGCGTTGAAGCTATTTGCTAGGATGCTGAATGAGCACGATCCTCCAAAAAGATTGACTGTGAATTTGGGTAGCTTTAATGTAATGGTGGACGGTTATTGTGCATTGGGACGGTTTAAAGATGCAATTAATGTTTTTAATAGCATGGGAGAGAAGAGGTGTAGACCAGACACATTGTCTTACAATAATCTGATTGAGCAGTTGTGCAAAAATGACTTGTTGGGTGAGGCTGAGGAGCTCTATAAGGATATGGGCGAAAAGGGGGTCAGCCCTGATGAGTTCACGTTTGTTTTGCTGATGGATACTTGCTTTAAAGAAACTAGGCCTGATGACGCCGCTGCGTATTTTAAGACCATGGTTGAGTCTAAATTGAGGCCTAATCTTGGGGTTTATGATAGGTTGGTTGATGGTTTGGTCAAAGTTGGTAAAGTTGATGAagcaaaatcattttttgaccTGATGATGGGAAAGCTCAGGATGAATGATAATAGCTACAAGTTTATGATGAATGCATTGTTTGAGATTGGGCAGCATGATGAGGTGCTTaagattgtggatagaatgttGAGGCAGGATCCAGCTGATTTCTCTGATGAGTTGCAAGAGTTTGTTCGAGAAGCCCTGGCGAAGGAAGGTAGAGATGAGGAGTTGACCAAGCTCATGGAGGATATCGAAAGGGAGAAGAAAGAGGCCGCAGACCGGGAGGCTGAAGCAGCTGAAAAAGCGAAGGCCAGTGCAAGAGCTGCTGTTTCCTCTTTGATAAATAGTCCTAAATTGTTTGGAAATAAGGAGCCTGAAGAGCAGTCAACAATTGCTGGTGAGACTGTTCAAGAAACTGCTGTGGAGGCTAGTTCTGCTGGTGAGGGTGCAGAAGCTGAGAGCCTGGTTGCTACAGAAGCTAGAAGTGATGGTGCACTTTGA
- the LOC129894338 gene encoding mediator of RNA polymerase II transcription subunit 22a-like isoform X1 — translation MNKGANVGGGGPTAAAAAAAAQKQKSLLQRVDADIGNIVDNYGFIVNAARVNDPPVRNSQEAFMMEMRASRMVHAADSLLKLVSELKQTAMFSGFASLNDHVEQRTEEFTKQTEKTECMLSRIGEEAAASLKDLESHYYSSAERTSSLLSYNQETMP, via the exons ATGAATAAAGGAGCAAATGTTGGAGGAGGCGGACCAACTGCTGCCGCCGCCGCCGCCGCAGCTCAAAAGCAGAAGAGCTTACTGCAGAGAGTGGATGCTGATATTGGGAATATCGTTGATAACTATGGCTTCATTGTTAACGCTGCACGG GTCAATGATCCACCAGTCAGAAATTCACAAGAAGCATTTATGATGGAGATGCGTGCATCTAGGATG GTTCACGCAGCTGATTCACTGCTTAAGTTGGTATCGGAGTTGAAGCAAACAGCTATGTTTTCAGGATTTGCATCCCTAAATGATCACGTGGAGCAGAGAACAGAAGAATTTACCAAACAGACTGAAAAAACAGAATGCATGTTATCTAGAATTGGAGAGGAGGCAGCTGCTAGCCTTAAGGACCTTGAGTCACATTATTATTCTTCTGCAGAAAGAACCAGTAGTCTGCTTTCTTACAACCAAGAAACAATGCCCTAA
- the LOC129895936 gene encoding E3 ubiquitin-protein ligase SINAT3 isoform X2: MMLNVLEKCHNGHTLCSTCKTRVHNRCPTCRQELGDIRCLALEKVAESLELPCKYFSLGCPEIFPYYSKLKHEALCNFRPYNCPYAGSECSVTGDIPYLVSHLRDDHKVDMHTGCTFNHRYVKSNPREVENATWMLTVFHSFGQYFCLHFEAFQLGMAPVYMAFLRFMGDESEARNYSYSLEVGANGRKLIWEGTPRSVRDSHRKVRDSHDGLIIQRNMALFFSGGDRKELKLRVTGRIWKEQQNPEGGVCIPNLCS; this comes from the exons ATGATGTTAAATGTATTGGAAAAG TGTCACAATGGGCACACGCTTTGTTCTACCTGCAAAACAAGGGTCCACAATCGATGTCCTACATGTAGACAAGAGCTTGGTGATATAAGGTGCTTAGCACTGGAGAAGGTTGCTGAGTCACTTGAACTGCCTTGCAAATATTTTTCTTTGGGATGCCCAGAAATATTTCCATATTACAGTAAGCTCAAGCATGAGGCACTGTGCAATTTTAGACCATACAATTGCCCATATGCTGGATCAGAGTGCTCAGTGACTGGTGACATCCCTTATTTGGTTTCACATTTAAGAGATGACCACAAAGTGGATATGCACACGGGATGCACATTCAACCATCGTTACGTGAAGTCAAATCCTCGAGAAGTAGAAAATGCCACATGGATGCTGACG GTCTTCCATAGTTTTGGACAGTATTTCTGTCTCCACTTTGAGGCCTTCCAGCTTGGTATGGCCCCTGTTTATATGGCCTTTCTACGATTTATGGGTGATGAATCTGAGGCACGAAATTACAGCTATAGTCTCGAAGTAGGAGCAAATGGTAGAAAGCTCATATGGGAGGGAACACCAAGAAGTGTTCGAGATAGCCACCGCAAGGTCAGGGACAGTCATGATGGTCTAATAATACAACGTAACATGGCACTTTTCTTTTCTGGAGGAGATCGAAAGGAGCTAAAACTTCGAGTTACTGGAAGGATATGGAAAGAACAGCAAAATCCAGAAGGTGGAGTGTGCATACCAAATCTGTGTAGCTAA
- the LOC129895936 gene encoding E3 ubiquitin-protein ligase SINAT5 isoform X1 yields MEMENIECVSSIDGIEDEEIQLSHHHHHHHPHQFSSAKTHNIIPAGIAPASVHELLECPVCTNSMYPPIHQCHNGHTLCSTCKTRVHNRCPTCRQELGDIRCLALEKVAESLELPCKYFSLGCPEIFPYYSKLKHEALCNFRPYNCPYAGSECSVTGDIPYLVSHLRDDHKVDMHTGCTFNHRYVKSNPREVENATWMLTVFHSFGQYFCLHFEAFQLGMAPVYMAFLRFMGDESEARNYSYSLEVGANGRKLIWEGTPRSVRDSHRKVRDSHDGLIIQRNMALFFSGGDRKELKLRVTGRIWKEQQNPEGGVCIPNLCS; encoded by the exons ATGGAAATGGAGAACATTGAGTGTGTTTCGTCAATTGATGGCATTGAAGATGAAGAGATCCAGTTatctcatcatcatcatcatcatcatccccATCAATTTTCTTCTGCAAAAACTCATAATATTATTCCTGCCGGAATTGCCCCTGCTAGTGTACATGAATTGCTTGAATGCCCCGTTTGCACCAATTCTATGTATCCACCAATTCATCAg TGTCACAATGGGCACACGCTTTGTTCTACCTGCAAAACAAGGGTCCACAATCGATGTCCTACATGTAGACAAGAGCTTGGTGATATAAGGTGCTTAGCACTGGAGAAGGTTGCTGAGTCACTTGAACTGCCTTGCAAATATTTTTCTTTGGGATGCCCAGAAATATTTCCATATTACAGTAAGCTCAAGCATGAGGCACTGTGCAATTTTAGACCATACAATTGCCCATATGCTGGATCAGAGTGCTCAGTGACTGGTGACATCCCTTATTTGGTTTCACATTTAAGAGATGACCACAAAGTGGATATGCACACGGGATGCACATTCAACCATCGTTACGTGAAGTCAAATCCTCGAGAAGTAGAAAATGCCACATGGATGCTGACG GTCTTCCATAGTTTTGGACAGTATTTCTGTCTCCACTTTGAGGCCTTCCAGCTTGGTATGGCCCCTGTTTATATGGCCTTTCTACGATTTATGGGTGATGAATCTGAGGCACGAAATTACAGCTATAGTCTCGAAGTAGGAGCAAATGGTAGAAAGCTCATATGGGAGGGAACACCAAGAAGTGTTCGAGATAGCCACCGCAAGGTCAGGGACAGTCATGATGGTCTAATAATACAACGTAACATGGCACTTTTCTTTTCTGGAGGAGATCGAAAGGAGCTAAAACTTCGAGTTACTGGAAGGATATGGAAAGAACAGCAAAATCCAGAAGGTGGAGTGTGCATACCAAATCTGTGTAGCTAA
- the LOC129896461 gene encoding 40S ribosomal protein S12-like, producing the protein MSGEDVAVAVAEAPAPALGEPMDIMTALQLVLRKSRAHGGLSRGLHEGAKVIEKHAAQLCVLAEDCDQPDYVKLVKALCADHNVSLITVPNAKTLGEWAGLCKIDSEGKARKVVGCGCVVVKDYGEETEGLHIVQEYVKSH; encoded by the exons ATGTCAGG AGAGgatgttgctgttgctgttgccgAGGCTCCTGCTCCAGCACTTGGAGAGCCCATGGACATCATGACTGCTTTGCAGCTGGTGCTGAGGAAGTCTAGAGCTCATGGAGGCCTCTCTCGGGGACTACATGAAGGTGCAAAGGTGATTGAGAAGCATGCTGCACAGCTTTGTGTGTTAGCAGAGGACTGTGACCAGCCAGATTATGTCAAATTGGTCAAAGCACTCTGTGCTGATCACAATGTCAGTTTGATTACGGTACCGAATGCAAAAACTCTTGGCGAATGGGCTGGT TTGTGTAAGATCGATTCTGAAGGGAAAGCAAGAAAGGTGGTCGGCTGTGGCTGTGTTGTTGTTAAG GATTATGGAGAAGAGACTGAGGGTCTTCATATTGTCCAAGAGTACGTGAAGTCCCATTAA